The Metabacillus schmidteae nucleotide sequence TATTTTCTTCAGATTGCTCTTTATCCATATTGAGTTGCTCCGTTTGAGCTTCTGGTGTTGGGCTGGGGTACTCCAACACACTAGTCCCGCCGGTAAAGGCTGCATTTAATGATCTGGCGATTTGTTGGAATTTCTGTGCATCAACTGAACTCATAGCAAATAGAACAATGAAAAGTGCAAGAAGTAATGTTAATAAGTCAGCATAAGGGACAAGCCATGACTCATCTACATGTTCATCATGATGTTTATGTTTTTTCTTTTTAGCCATCTATGCTCTCTCCCTCAGAAATAGAAGCATTTAATTTATTTCTTTCAGCAACAGGTAAATACGTGGCTAATTTCTGTTCAATTGCTTTTGGTGCTTGTCCTTCTAATACCGAAAGCACACCTTCGATGATTACCTGCTTTACCTTAGCTTCCTGTCTTGATTTGCGCTTTAATTTGTTTGCAAATGGATGCCAAAGAACATAGCCTGTAAATATTCCTAATAGTGTTGCAACGAATGCAGCACTAATAGCATGACCCAAAGCATCTGTATTGCTCATATCAGAAAGAGCAGCGATTAATCCAACTACTGCTCCAAGTACACCAAGGGTTGGGGCATATGTTCCTGCTTGGGTGAAAATAGAGGCATTGGCCTGATGACGATCTTCCATCGCTTCAATTTCTTCGGTCATAACATCGCGTATAAATTCTGCGTTTTGACCATCAACAGCCATTAATAACCCACTCTTTAGGAAGGGATCATCAACTTCAGTTATCTTTGCTTCAAGTGCTAGTAAGCCTTCCTTACGGGCAACTTGAGCCCACTCAGAGAATAAAGGAATTAATTCTTGAATAGTAAATGTTTTTTGTTCTTTGAAAATGACTCCAAATAGTTTTGGGACCTTTTTAATTTCGCTGGTAGGGAATGCAATCACAACCGCAGCAGCTGTACCTAAAATAATAATTAATAATGCAGCCGGATTAATAAGTACGACGGGACTAACACCTTTCATAAACATCCCAACTCCAACAGCAATTGCTGCTAATAGTAAACCAAGTAATGACGTTTTATCCATTGTAAATCACCAAATTCCTCAAATTTTTCTTATGTATTATATCGGAGGAAAAAGGAAAAACTTTAGGTTTTTTCAAGAGAAGTTGTGAAAAGAATATGACAAAGAGGGCGATTATCATATTCTTTTCATTGATCAACTGTTTTTAGGGGGAGAAGTATTTAGCACATCATTATTTTGATTTTCATACATATTCATTTCAATTAGTTGGACTTCAATTTCTTCTACAAAAAATTCGTAAAGTATTTTATGTGTGTACTCATTAAAAAACATCACTTTTCATCTCCAATCAACGATTTTGTTAATTTCATCATAGAGGAGATATGAAAATATGACGTCGGCAAACTGATGGAAAAATAGATCAGTAATGAGAAGGAGATTATTCAGTCGTTTGACTGAGCATGATTAACTAAAAAGGAGTGCAATACCAAAATAGTAGAAGGGGAGTAAAGTAATGATCAGATTGCAGTAGAACAATAAACGAGAGTAGAAGCTTGAATTTTTTTCTGATGCGATCATTGCTAAGAGTGCACCAAATAAACTCGTACTGCAAAATAATGCTATTCCAAAGCCGACTCCTAATTTAAAGTGTAACAAAATGAATCCAATGGCAGAGCCATTAAATAGGAGAAAAAAGAATGAAATAAATAGTAGAATCGTTGTTGATCGTCCTTTCATAAACAACACCTCATAGCATGTATATGTGTTTTGGAGACATGCCATGCCAATGTTTAATATCAGAAAAAAGATATGGGGAAAAGCAAGTGAGAAAATAGGGAGGAAGTTTTAGATTCTCACTTGTTCTATGGCAGTTAAGTAATGATATTCATATAACTATCATCATTACAAATAATGAATAAATTTGCTTCTTCAGGTATCCTTTCATGAAGTCGATTAATTATTGAAAAATCATTGCCGTTTGAAATTAGAAGTGCTCCATGTTTAGAAAGGTCCTTTCTTGCATCTTCATAAGTTCTCCATTCTGATTTTTTAGGAACAGAGTATAAGTCATATCCTTCATTGCTTGTGAGTTGCCGAATGACTTCACTTGATCCATTAAATAGTATAGAACGTGCAGCAAGATGTGCAGCTGTGTCGTTAGCCGTTATGTATTCATTAACATTTACATGCGCAAAAGCATTAATATGTGCTGAATTCGTAACCTCACAGAGAGTATATAGTTTTTTGCTTTTCTCCTTTTCAATGCCTTTAATCATAGAAGCGATTAATAATGTGTGACCATCAGCCTGAGAAGCAGTTTGAAGATCGTCAGGAGAAAAGATCATAATAGATTTAGATTGAAGGATATTTGCTTGATCAAGTACAGAAGTATTCGCAGGATTTCCTTTTACAAACTCTACTCTGTCATGGTGGAGAGGTGTTTTAGGTAAATGCTCATCAATGATAACAACCTGGATATGTTCAAATGCTTTTAAAAGTTCATCAAGTGTAATAGCAGCCTTTTTTGTCCAATTGATTAATAGAATGTGATTTTTCGTCGTTATCGTCAATTTTCCTTCCTCCTTTAATCGTTTTCGAATGCTAAAGAAATCGATTACTTTTCCGATAAAAATACTCATAAGTCCAATTCCAATAATGTATAAAAACATAGCAAAGATTTTTCCGCTTACTGTTGCAGGTGAAACATCTCCATATCCAACAGTAGCAACAGTTGTCATCGTCCACCATAGACCTTCGAATGGAGTAGTAAATGTTTCAGGTTCAATATAATAAATAATATAACTACTTGATAGTACAAGAGTTATAGTCGCGAGAATAAGTACCCAACTATTCATTTGAAGGGCCTTTAAAAAAAATCGTATCAATAACATGGTATATCCCTCCTTGTGTTGAAGATGTTTATAAATAGTACATTATGAAAATAGTAACATAAAAAGGGTCTTTTTTTTTAGTTGATTTAGAAGAGCTTTTACTAAAAAAACATCCATAAGAAAAGGATTGTCCAATTCAGACAATCCTTCAGTGGTTAACAACTTATAATGATGATGTCATTATTTTCTACATCAACGATAAGTTGTTTAATTTTTTCCTGATCTAACAAAAGGTCTGTAATTTTATCTTCTACATGCTCTTGAATAACCCTGCGTAGTGGACGGGCTCCAAATGCTGGATGATAGCCAAGTGTCGCCAGCTTTTCTTTAGCTTCATCAGTAACTGTTATGGAAATCTCTTGTTCTAATAAGGATTCAGCGAGCTCGTCCATCATTAGTGTCGTAATTTTTATGAGGTCTTCTTTTTCTAATGAAGAGAACTCAATGATGTTATCAAATCGATTCAAAAATTCAGGTTTAAAGAATGCTCCTAACGATTCTAAAAGCTTACTTTCTTCAACTGCAGTATTAGAAGAGGTTTCAAAGCCAACAGTCACACGTTTTTCTCCGACACCAGCATTACTTGTCATGATAATGACTGTATCTTTAAAGCTAACTGTTCTACCTTGACTATCTGTTAGGCGACCATCCTCTAAAATTTGTAAAAACATATGCTGAACATCAGGGTGAGCTTTTTCAATTTCATCTAATAATATAATGCTATATGGGTTTCGACGAACTTTTTCTGTTAGCTGCCCGGCTTCGTCATGACCAACATAACCTGGAGGTGAACCGATAATTTTTGAAACAGTATGTTTCTCCATATACTCACTCATATCAAGGCGAATCATTGCATCTTTTGTACCAAATAACTCTTCTGCCAATGATTTAGTAAGCTCGGTTTTACCAACACCAGTTGGACCAATAAATAGGAAGGAACCAATTGGTCTAGTTTTAGATTTCAGACCGGCTCTGCTTCGTCTAATTGCTTTTGCAACCTTTTTAACCGCATCTTCTTGGCCAATCACTTTATTAGAAAGGTTTTTTTCTAAATGTTTCATTTGTGATTGCTCATGTTGCTGAAGCTTTCCAACTGGAATACCTGTTTTAGATTCGATAATCGTTTGAATATCTTCGACAGTAACGTTTAGGTTTTCAGTAGCTTCATATTGATTTATTTGTGCTTCTAGCTTTATTTCTTCATCTCGTAGCTTTGCAGCTAGTTCATAGTTTTCAGCATTTGTTGCCTCTTGTTTTTCATTTTTTAATTGAACTAAACGCTTCTCAATTTCATTATTAGTAGGTGAGAGTTGCATTAAGTTCTTTTTCGAACCTGCTTCATCAAGTAAGTCAATCGCTTTATCTGGAAGATATCTATCCTGAATGTAGCGATGTGAGAGATTTACGCAAGCCTTAATGGCTTCATCGGAGTAAGTAACTTGATGGTAGCTTTCATATTTTACTTGAATTCCTTTGAGAATCTCAACCGCTTTTTCAAGAGTAGGTTCATGAACCATTACTGGTTGGAAGCGTCTTTCTAAAGCTGCGTCTTTTTCAATCTGACGGTATTCCTTTAAGGTGGTTGCTCCAACTAATTGTAATTCACCTCTAGCTAAAGCAGGTTTTAAAATATTTCCGGCATCCATGGAGCCTTCGGCAGATCCTGCACCTACTACTTGATGAATTTCATCAATAAAAAGAATGATATTTTTACGGTTTTGTAACTCTTCAATTAACTTCTTCATTCTTTCTTCAAATTGGCCTCTAATACCTGTGTTTGCGACTAGTGATGCAACGTCAAGTAAATAAACCTCTTTGTTTGCAAGCTTAGCAGGGACAGTTCCATTTATAATTTTTAGGGCAAGACCTTCCACAACTGCTGTCTTTCCAACACCTGGCTCACCAATAAGGACAGGGTTGTTTTTATTACGACGGTTTAAAATCTCAATAACCCGGTCTACTTCATCCTCACGTCCAATGACAGGATCAATGATACCCGCACGTGCAGCAGAAGTTAAATTTCTACCTAGTTGGTCAAGAATACCTCCTCCACCTTGCTGAGCTTGTGTCTGCGTTTGTTCCATACCTGATGATTGTGGTTGAAAACCTTTGAAAAAATGATCAAATGAAAATGAAGATAATCCTCCTGTTAAACCAGTAGGAATAGCTTGTTTATATGATGCATAGCATTCTGGACATAAAGTTAGTTGTTTTTGTTGTTTGTTAATTTGAATATTTAAATGAATAGTAGCTTTATTTGTTTTACAGTTTTCGCATTGCATTATTCAAAACTCCTTTTCATAATAGTCGTGATGAGTAGGTTCTGACCAACTTTGACTAATGGGATAAAAAATAAAGATCATTTATTTGACCTTCTTTGACCATAGTATACTTTGACCTTTTTTGACTTTCAACTATTTTGATTTAAGCAATTCTTTCCAAGCGTTTAGAAACGAATTAGAATCTTCCTATTTTTCCTTCATATAATGATACAAGCTTGTATAACTTTAGTGAGGTGTACTGGATGAGAAGATCTTGGATCGCTCCTTTTCAAATAGCGGCTGTTTATATAGGGACTGTTGTGGGAGCTGGATTTGCAACTGGAAGAGAGATTGTTGAATTTTTTACAAAATACGGCGTTTTTGGACTTGCAGGTATCTTGTTAGCTGGGATTCTTTTTATGTTTGTTGGAACGAAAATGCTTATTTTATCCAAAAGGATACAAGCTACATCGTACCAGGATGTGATGATTTATTTATTTGGGATAAAATTCGGCAGATTCGTCAATATATTTATGCTTATTGTGTTAGTAGGATTAACATCCATCATGTTATCAGGAGCAGGAGCTATTTTTAAAGAACAGCTTGGCTTATCAGTTCGACTTGGTGTGGTCATTACCATATTGTTGACGATTGCTGTTATGACTTTCGGAATAAAAGGACTTTTTAGTGTGAATCTTATTGTCGTTCCAATGTTGATTGTTTTTAGTTTGTTGTTAGCTGTACAAGCATTTTCGATCGATTCATTTCAAATATTACCTGAACAATCTTCAGCATCGTATAAATGGATTCTCTCAAGCTTTTCATATGCTGCATTTAATTTAACGATGTCAGCAGCAGTTCTTGTCCCATTAGCAACTGAAATAAATGATGAAAAAATATTAAAAAGAGGAGGGATGATAGGAGGTTTTTTTCTCACAGCTATTTTAATTAGTAGTCATATCGCTCTCTCTTCGTTACCAAATGTGGAAATATTTGATATTCCAATGGCAGAGGTAATGAAATCAACACTGTATGTCGTTTATTATATATATATTGCAGTAATATATGGAGAAGTATTTACTTCGGTTATTGGTAATCTGTATGGACTTGAAAGACAAATTGCTTCATTTATAAATGTGCCAAGTATAATTATTGTGTGTGCGATTTTGTGTATAGCGGCATTTATCAGTAAGATCGGGTATAGTTCTTTAATCTCTTCTTTATATCCAATATTTGGATACGTTTGTTTAGGAATGCTTGTCTTATTGATCGTTAAAAAAGTGCCGGAATGATCGCAGTTTTGTGCTAAACTAAAGAAATAAATACACTGAAGTCGTTTTGCAAAGAATTCGCAATTGACTTCGGTTTTCTTAAAGGACAAGCTGCCAAGACGTGATGAGGAGGCTATATGTTATGGAACAAATTGCTATTATTTCTGATATACATGGAAACATACCTGCACTGACATCTGTACTAGAAGATATAGAAAAAAGAGGAATAAAAAGGATTTTCTGTCTTGGAGATTTAGTAGGAAAAGGACCAGGGTCTTCTGAGGCAATTGAAAAAATCAAACAATCATGTGAGATGGTTTTAAAGGGGAATTGGGATGATTTTATTACGAAAGAGACTGATTTTGAAGCATTAAAATGGCATCAAAAACAATTAACAGATGAACAAAATGGTTATCTGGAGTCATTAGCATTTTCACTTGATTTTTATATAAGTGGTAAATTCATCCGATTATTCCACGCTTCACCATTCAGCCTATACACGCGTATCCAACCTTGGGATTCGATAGAAAAGCGTCTCAGTATGTTTGAAAACACGAAATATACCGGTCACTCATTGGTGAAACCTGATGTAGTCGGGTATGGAGACGTACATAATGCGTTTGTCCAACATCTTAACGGAAAAACACTTTTTAATACAGGAAGTGTAGGGAATCCACTTGATCATACTTCTTCAGCTTATGTCATTTTAGAGGGAGAGTACGAATCAAAAGATGCAGCTCCTTTCTCTATTCAGTTTGTCAGAGTACCTTATGATATTAACTACGCGATTAAATTAGCAAAAGATGTGAATATGCCTGATCTGGAACCATATATTAAAGAATTAACAACGGCTACATACCGTGGAATAAAAACAGTTAGTAAAGGTGAATGAATGAATATTTTATGGGATTTTGATGGAACTCTATTTGATACATATCCAGCATTTACGCTTGTCATGCATGAACTTTTGGGTGGAAGTACTGATAAACAAGAAATTTTAAAACAGCTAAAAGTGTCCTTTAGCCATGCGGCAAATTACTTTAATTTGTCAGAAGAAGAGATTAATACGTTTAAAAAGAAAGAAAAGTCTCTTTCTCCGGAAATGAAAAAGCCATTTCCTTATGTTGAAGACATTCTTAGAAAAGCGAATGTCAATGTGATAATGACACATAAACCGAGGGATGAAGTTAAGGTGATTTTAGATTATTATCATTGGAATGCACATTTTCAAGAAATTGTAGCAGGTGATGATGGTTTTCCGAGAAAACCCGATTCAGCTTCTTACCGGTATCTACACGAAAAATATCATGTGGATTTAGCAATAGGGGATCGTCTATTGGATATTTTGCCAGCAAAGGAAATTGGAATTTTAACATGCCTCTTTCAGAATCCTTCGCAAGGAGCTGACTTTTATTTAGAATCATATCGGAACTTCGATGAAATTGAAAAATTATTGTAAGCTTTTCTAACTCGCCAATTGGCGGGTTTTTTGTTTGACTATATGATGGAATAAAACTTTATCGTTAAAAGTAATCTAAACTAAATATTTCTTTATTATAACTTGAGAATTAGCGGTTTTTTCAATCTAATTCGTACAAAAGTGTTAAAAAGCTCATTTAAGGTCATATTATGTGGTTTTTCATTGGAAAAGGTATTTTTAAACGTATTATCACATATTTATTTAAGAAATCGGCTAAGTGTTTTGTTTGACTGAAGAGTTTCTTTCATATTATGATAATTCTAACTAAAACTGTGGGGTGATAATATGGGGCAGTGTTAAAAATAAATACAATTATCAGATCCCTTATTGTACTCCAAGCGGACGCTGATAATGAGAAGTTTAATAACATATATTATTAAGTAAGACTTAACTCTCAGGAGGTGACTCCTTTTCCGTTAGTAACGGAGAAAGGAAGCTTATTTGGACATAGTGAATTTGTTGCTTGTTGCAATTTTAATCGCTCTTACGGGTTTTTTTGTTGCTTCTGAATTTGCGATCATTAGAATTAGAAGCTCTCGTATTGACCAATTAATTGCAGAAGGAAACAAAAAGGCGGACGCTGCAAAGAAGGTCATCAACAATCTTGATGAATACTTGTCAGCCTGTCAGTTAGGGATAACCATCACAGCTTTAGGTTTAGGGTGGCTGGGAGAACCAACTATAGAACATATGCTGAATCCTTTATTTCAGCAGTATGATCTTCCAGCATCTGTAGCTACTGTGTTATCTTTTGTGATTGCTTTTACAACAATTACATTTTTACACGTAGTTGTTGGAGAATTAGCACCTAAAACTGTTGCAATTCAAAAGGCGGAAGCTGTAAGTTTATGGTTCGCAAAACCTTTGATGGCATTCTACTTTATAATGTACCCATTTATCTGGTTACTAAACGGATCCGCTCGATTTATTACAGGACTTTTCGGATTTAAGCCTGTATCAGAGCATGAGCTGGCACATAGTGAAGAAGAATTACGAATAATACTTTCTGAAAGCTATAAAAGCGGAGAGATTAATCAATCGGAGTTTAAGTATGTTAATAAAATTTTTGAATTTGATAATCGAATTGCTAAGGAAATAATGGTACCGCGTACTGAAATCGTATCGTTATCAATTGATGCGCCTATTCAAGAGCAACTTGAAATTATTAAAGATGAGAAATATACAAGATATCCAATTGTAGATGGTGACAAAGATCATGTCATTGGAATTGTAAATATTAAGGAAATCTTTACTGATTTAATTCAAGTAGAAAATCAAAAATCATTCTCAATTGAAAAATATGTTAGACCTATTATTCAAGTGATAGAGTCTATTCCAATTCATGAACTTTTATTAAAAATGCAAAGAGAAAGAATTCATATGGCAATCTTAATCGATGAGTATGGAGGTACAGCTGGCTTAGTAACGGTAGAGGATATTTTAGAAGAAATAGTTGGGGAAATCCGTGATGAATTCGATGCGGACGAAGTCCCATTAATACAGAAATTATCTGATGCCAGATATATTATTGACGGTAAAGTACTCGTTAGTGAAATTAATGAATTATTAGGGTTAGATATTGATGATACTGACGTTGACACAATTGGTGGATGGGTATTAACAGAACGTTATGACATTCAAAAAGGGGATTATATTGAATTTGGTTCCCATATTTTTAAAGTTCATGAAATGGAAAACCATCATATTCGTTCACTTGAAATTACTACAGTTCCACATGTTGTATCAACCACAAGTATACTTGATAAAAAAGTAGCAACTTCATAATTGATGAAAAGAACTTACAAATGTGGGTTCTTTTTTTTGTATAAATACTCTTTAATGGGGATGTTTTGGAATGGAATTTACGTCATGTGGATATCATAAAAAGGCTTCGAAGCAGAGGCTAAAAATGTTTCTAGGGGGAGTTTTTATTGACGCAATCAAAATCCCAAAAAGAACGTCAGTGGACTGTACGAAAGCAATCACAAAATCCTCATGGTAAAGTAAAATCATTTGATCAACTTGCTGAGGAAGCAGGTAAAAAAGAAGATCAATAAGAAAAAAAGGTGGGGATTCTCACCTTTTTTCGATTAATAGCAATTCATTTATTTGTTTAGATTTTTGACAAGCTTTGGCTATGTCTTTTAAATGTTTATTCAAGTATTCTTGATCCTTCATTAACCATTTCGTTTCTTTTAAACCCTCTACTATATAATATGAAAAATCCCAGACAGCTTGTTTAATAAAGGGGGAATTTCCTTGCGCTATGTATACTAATGCCTTTAAGATAGAGGTCATAACCGATACATCTTCTCTTGCATAATGGCGAATCTGATAAAAACATTCATATAAGTAGTCATCAAATTTAGGCTTTTCAAAGATGACTCTTAATTGACGATGGTGGTCGTAATAAAATGGTGTCGCTAAATGTTTTTTACCGAGTAACGTTAAAATTTTTGCAAGGTGATTTATGCTGTTTATGGCTGTATAAGGATCATTTATGGCTGGAGACATGGCTCTTAAGGCAATTTCAACGAGTTTTTGAAGCCCAAAGTGAACATCTTGGACAGGCTCTTGATCAGTTGAAATCGTAATATAGGATAAATAATCTTCTGCTTGCTCTTTGTCCTTCAGCCTCCAAACCGAGATCAGTGGTGTATTCTCATCCACATAATTCCCTAAGTCCTGTTCGATTTTGATGATGTGATTAACTCCCATTGAATGTGTCATTAATTTATCAAATTCAATATATTCTATATATCCTGATCGCTTACTGAATAAGATATAAGGTTCTATTGTTTGAATTTCATCGAACTCCCAATTCTCCCAAGGTGGATTCTCTTTATAAATATCTTCATCAACAAAATGGTTGTGAATTGATTGAATGGTTTTTTGACTAATATTAAAGATCAAGTTACTTACTTTAATCCAAGTTGTGACATGATGAATAAAAAAGACAAACATTCCTAAGCAAATAATCGATACGATAATTGCGAAGGTTGGTACAATATAGAAAGTAGACTTATCATGATTTCGAACTAAGAGTAATAATATAATGGTATAAATAAATCCACCAATAAAAATACCTAACACACGCTGTGTATGGTGATCTGTTATGAAATTTTGAAGAGTTCTTGGTGAAAACTGTGATAAATAAGTTGTCAAAACGACTAGAATAGATGAAAACGTAATGGTGGTCATTGTTAATAAAGAAGTGGACAATGAGCTAAGAATAGTTTGTGCAAGACTTACATCTGATAAAAAAATAGGTGGTATACTTTTATAAAAATTGTTTGTCAGCATATATCTATCAATAAACATACTTATAATGGCTAGAATAAAGGCAAAGATACTATAGACTGCAGGCAAGTACCAGAAACTTGTTCGAACACGAATGATTATTTGCTTAAGAGACATATGAATTCCTCCATTGATAAATTCATTGCAAAAACAATTAATTCGTGATATATTTTCTTAGTTGAAAATTTAACAAAAATCCGATTTTGTCAAATTGGGAGAGGTTCTAGCTAAACCCTCTATAAAAAACTATGATATCTTTCAAATAAGATATAAGTTTTATTATAGATGAACAAAAGCAGGCACCTCGAATTAATTCGAAGGTGTTTTTTTGTTTTTGCTTTATTTTCCAATTAATAATCACTTAATATGTAAAGTTTGTGTTAAATACACGGTGTTATACACGTAAGATATTGAAGAAGGGAACGGTTTAAATGAAAAATGAAAAAGCAGTTGTTGTTTTTAGTGGTGGACAAGATAGCACAACTTGTTTGTTTTGGGCTTTAAAGCAGTTTAAGGAAGTTGTGGCTGTAACATTCAATTATAATCAACGACATAGCTTAGAAATAGAGGTTGCTCAATCTATTGCGAAGGAATTAGGGGTTCAACATCATATTCTAGATATGTCCTTATTAAATCAGTTAGCTCCTAATGCATTAACAAGAGAGGATATTAAGATTGAACAAAAGGAAGGAGAACTTCCTTCAACCTTTGTTCCAGGTCGTAATCTTTTGTTCTTATCGTTCGCAACTATTTTAGCAAATCAAATCGGGGCAAAACATATTGTAACAGGCGTTTGTGAAACTGATTTTAGCGGCTATCCTGATTGTCGTGATGCCTTTGTAAAATCTTGTAATGTGACGTTAAATCTAGCTTTAGATCGTCCGTTTGTTATTCATACTCCACTCATGTGGATTAATAAAGCAGAGACATGGAAAATGGCTGATGAGCTTGGTGTTCTGGACTTTGTACGTAATAAGACACTAACATGCTATAACGGAATTATTGCTGAAGGTTGTGGAGAATGCCCTGCATGTGAATTGCGTCAGAAAGGTCTTGATGAGTACTTGGCAGATAGTGAGGTGAATAAGCAATGATGCAACAAATCTATCCTCAAGTTCAGCATCCTTACGAATTCGAATTAAATAAGGATATGCATATTGCTGCAGCACACTATATTCCACATGAGGATGCAGGAAAATGTCAAAAAGTTCACGGTCATACGTATTTTGTTAACATTACCATAGCTGGTGATGAACTTGATGAGTCTGGTTTTTTAGTGAATTTTGCTTCATTAAAAAAATTAATTCATAACCGTTTTGACCATTCTCTATTAAATGATCATACTGAACTTTTTTCGGATAAGGATTCGAATTATTTTCCCACAACTGAAGGAATGGCTAGGGCAATTTATGAAGTAATACAAAAAGATTTGGATACAAAAGAAAATAAACCTAAATGTGTTCAAGTTTTTGTTAGAGAAACACCAACTAGCTATGTTGTGTTCCGCCCGAAACGTAAGGAGGGACGTGCGTGAAAAAAGTACCGGTATTAGAAATATTCGGTCCAACCATTCAAGGTGAAGGAATGGTTATTGGACAAAAAACAATGTTTGTTCGTACTGCTGGATGTGATTATTCATGCAGCTGGTGTGATTCAGCCTTTACATGGGATGGATCAGCGAAAGATGATATTAGACAAATGTCTGCAGAAGAGATTTGGTCTGAGTTGGTTGAATTAGGAAGAGATCGCTTTTCACATGTCACCATTTCAGGGGGAAATCCAGCTCTTTTAGGAAATCTTCAAGAGCTTATTTCTTTACTAAAAGATAATGGAAAGAGAATTGCGATTGAGACACAAGGCAGTCGTTATCAAGAATGGTTAAAGCAAATAGATGATTTAACCATTTCCCCAAAGCCGCCAAGCTCTGGAATGAACACAGATTTTGATAAGCTTGATCACATCATTCATGAGTTAACGGAAGTAGAAACTTCTCAGTCTATTAGTTTAAAAGTCGTTGTGTTTAACGAACAAGATCTTCAGTATGCCAAAAATGTTTATAAACGTTACCCGAAAATCCCATTATACCTGCAGGTAGGAAATGATGATGTTCATGGTATTGATACAGATCATCTTGTTCAACATTTACT carries:
- the motA gene encoding flagellar motor stator protein MotA encodes the protein MDKTSLLGLLLAAIAVGVGMFMKGVSPVVLINPAALLIIILGTAAAVVIAFPTSEIKKVPKLFGVIFKEQKTFTIQELIPLFSEWAQVARKEGLLALEAKITEVDDPFLKSGLLMAVDGQNAEFIRDVMTEEIEAMEDRHQANASIFTQAGTYAPTLGVLGAVVGLIAALSDMSNTDALGHAISAAFVATLLGIFTGYVLWHPFANKLKRKSRQEAKVKQVIIEGVLSVLEGQAPKAIEQKLATYLPVAERNKLNASISEGESIDG
- a CDS encoding potassium channel family protein — encoded protein: MLLIRFFLKALQMNSWVLILATITLVLSSSYIIYYIEPETFTTPFEGLWWTMTTVATVGYGDVSPATVSGKIFAMFLYIIGIGLMSIFIGKVIDFFSIRKRLKEEGKLTITTKNHILLINWTKKAAITLDELLKAFEHIQVVIIDEHLPKTPLHHDRVEFVKGNPANTSVLDQANILQSKSIMIFSPDDLQTASQADGHTLLIASMIKGIEKEKSKKLYTLCEVTNSAHINAFAHVNVNEYITANDTAAHLAARSILFNGSSEVIRQLTSNEGYDLYSVPKKSEWRTYEDARKDLSKHGALLISNGNDFSIINRLHERIPEEANLFIICNDDSYMNIIT
- a CDS encoding ATP-dependent Clp protease ATP-binding subunit — translated: MQCENCKTNKATIHLNIQINKQQKQLTLCPECYASYKQAIPTGLTGGLSSFSFDHFFKGFQPQSSGMEQTQTQAQQGGGGILDQLGRNLTSAARAGIIDPVIGREDEVDRVIEILNRRNKNNPVLIGEPGVGKTAVVEGLALKIINGTVPAKLANKEVYLLDVASLVANTGIRGQFEERMKKLIEELQNRKNIILFIDEIHQVVGAGSAEGSMDAGNILKPALARGELQLVGATTLKEYRQIEKDAALERRFQPVMVHEPTLEKAVEILKGIQVKYESYHQVTYSDEAIKACVNLSHRYIQDRYLPDKAIDLLDEAGSKKNLMQLSPTNNEIEKRLVQLKNEKQEATNAENYELAAKLRDEEIKLEAQINQYEATENLNVTVEDIQTIIESKTGIPVGKLQQHEQSQMKHLEKNLSNKVIGQEDAVKKVAKAIRRSRAGLKSKTRPIGSFLFIGPTGVGKTELTKSLAEELFGTKDAMIRLDMSEYMEKHTVSKIIGSPPGYVGHDEAGQLTEKVRRNPYSIILLDEIEKAHPDVQHMFLQILEDGRLTDSQGRTVSFKDTVIIMTSNAGVGEKRVTVGFETSSNTAVEESKLLESLGAFFKPEFLNRFDNIIEFSSLEKEDLIKITTLMMDELAESLLEQEISITVTDEAKEKLATLGYHPAFGARPLRRVIQEHVEDKITDLLLDQEKIKQLIVDVENNDIIIISC
- a CDS encoding YkvI family membrane protein produces the protein MRRSWIAPFQIAAVYIGTVVGAGFATGREIVEFFTKYGVFGLAGILLAGILFMFVGTKMLILSKRIQATSYQDVMIYLFGIKFGRFVNIFMLIVLVGLTSIMLSGAGAIFKEQLGLSVRLGVVITILLTIAVMTFGIKGLFSVNLIVVPMLIVFSLLLAVQAFSIDSFQILPEQSSASYKWILSSFSYAAFNLTMSAAVLVPLATEINDEKILKRGGMIGGFFLTAILISSHIALSSLPNVEIFDIPMAEVMKSTLYVVYYIYIAVIYGEVFTSVIGNLYGLERQIASFINVPSIIIVCAILCIAAFISKIGYSSLISSLYPIFGYVCLGMLVLLIVKKVPE
- a CDS encoding metallophosphoesterase family protein encodes the protein MEQIAIISDIHGNIPALTSVLEDIEKRGIKRIFCLGDLVGKGPGSSEAIEKIKQSCEMVLKGNWDDFITKETDFEALKWHQKQLTDEQNGYLESLAFSLDFYISGKFIRLFHASPFSLYTRIQPWDSIEKRLSMFENTKYTGHSLVKPDVVGYGDVHNAFVQHLNGKTLFNTGSVGNPLDHTSSAYVILEGEYESKDAAPFSIQFVRVPYDINYAIKLAKDVNMPDLEPYIKELTTATYRGIKTVSKGE
- a CDS encoding HAD-IA family hydrolase codes for the protein MNILWDFDGTLFDTYPAFTLVMHELLGGSTDKQEILKQLKVSFSHAANYFNLSEEEINTFKKKEKSLSPEMKKPFPYVEDILRKANVNVIMTHKPRDEVKVILDYYHWNAHFQEIVAGDDGFPRKPDSASYRYLHEKYHVDLAIGDRLLDILPAKEIGILTCLFQNPSQGADFYLESYRNFDEIEKLL